Within Carettochelys insculpta isolate YL-2023 chromosome 21, ASM3395843v1, whole genome shotgun sequence, the genomic segment TGCAGCTTGGAGAAGCCACACAGGCTCCACCCCCTCCAGTGGCGGCAGAGGGGAATGGTAGCCGGGGGTGACTCGGGCTCTCCCCGAGCAGATTGTTCCTGTGTTTGCTGCAGGCACCGGGCCATGCAGCTgggctggctgagcccagagCGTGAGACTAGAGTAGGTGGCACAATTAAAAATAGACGTGGGGCAAAGCTGTGACCTGCTGCGCCAGGAAGCACCGGAGCCAAACACGGTGGCCCTAATGAGAGGGGCATGGGACTAAGGCTGATGCCCAGTGGCCTGtgtccctggcagcagctcacctgctccagcacctccaccCGGCTCCTGAGGGCTTGCATGTCTTCCCTCAGCTCCCTGGAGGCGCCTGCTGGGAGCAATCGACACAAACACCGCAGGAGTTAGGaaaatccccaccaccacctcaacCAGCctctgcagaagcaggctgggatggcgcaggcagggctgccacctctgccctgcaaacACCCTAACAGCACAGGGCTGGCGGTGTGGACTGAGCCCCAGTGGATCTCCCACCAGCCTGGGACCACCTGGACAAGAGGCAGCATTGGGGGGGTGGGCGGCAGCCGGAGTGTTAACCCAGAGGCTGCCCGACTGGGGGGAACCAGCTGCTTGTGTTCTGtccctgtggcagggtggggccaggagaggaaaagacaggagtgaaaacagagcagagatggagctgacaatcaaagcgggagcagctgaggagtaggttGCCCTAAagcaattagggccagctgatcctactcagggctacctttataagcccttctccacgcAGGGTTGGGGAGGgcggttaaggagagtttgggaggtgagtgaggagaaggaaggcgacttagaggaacaccagagaccacaaaagaggagaggagcctcagcaccCCAGGGGGGCTGGGCTACCCCAGTCCAGGGGAGGGCCTGTAGTGGCATCAGATACTGTGAGGATcaggtcagctggaggagccaaacaaaggaggggacttgctgccacggctaccactagtggaaggaggtaccgggggaatcgttcggggaagtggcccagggagaggcgCTGCAGCGGCCAGGGCGAAGGGAGTCAGCGCTCACGGGTAGCGGCCATCCAGGGTCCTGTGccggaacctggaatgagtgggtggggaccaggttccctcccgcccagactgccccctgccccagcaagagTAACGGGGTTCACATgttggggccagtggactgaacagaggacctggggcctaggaatgagactgaccctgccacagtcccCCCTAAACGTGGAGCGCTGGCCTGCTTGGTGAGACCACGGTGCTGCATGGGGTGTTCGTGGCTCAGCTGCCGGAATGAAAACAAGTGGTGACAGTGCAGGCTTCCTCTAGCCCAGTCTATGTGCTAGTCAGAAATCCCCACAAAAAGTCTATCAGCGGCCCACCCTCTGCGCTTCCTGCTGCCTAAGCTAACCCAGAAGCTGTGGAAAGGGGGTGGGTAGCAGCCTTTTCCGCCCATTGCTATGCAAACGCAGGCCAGCCCGCAGAGACGTAGCGCTCAGTCACGTCACCAAAAACAcccaagcagtcccatagcaccttaaaaactcaACTTCATTTCTGAGGTAATGAGCGTTGGCAGGCGAGCCCCCCAGTGACTGCCTGCTGGGCGCTCCTTAACCTGCTCTCCTTCCCAAACCGTTCTGCCCTCGGGCTGACAACCCCGACGAGCTCTGTGCTATTAGTTCGcgctgcctcagtttccaggATCTGCTTGGGCCGCAGGGCACGGTCTCATTCACACACACCTGCCACAGCGTGTGCCCTCTATGCGCCTGTGAGGGGTTTGTGATACAGGAACCCCGTGGGGGAACATACACAGTCCGCCCTCCATAGCACTGAGCGGCCCTTTGGGTTTTTGCAGCACTACGCCACACCAGACTCTCCCCTGCCGTCCCCTGGCAGTCGGTCTGCGGCGGCCACTAACACTACCGCAGCTCTGGCCTAAAGCAGGCAAGCAAGCCACGTGTACAAGCCATGCCTGTATTTGCTGGCGAACGTGGTCTTTGCACTGTCACAAATCAGGAGGCGTTGGACCACGGAGACCTGACCAAGCCGCAGCCTGGGACCATAACCCTGCGGGCAGGTTACCCCACATGCTGCAACAGCCTctgcccttcccagagcagcaaagCATAGGCCCAAAATGTgcgcctgggggcgggggcacagcAGGGGAACTGCCTTTGTTCTGAGCAGAGAAGACGAACGCTTCGCATGCTGGGCTGCCCGACACTGATTGATCCCTGGAGCCGCCTCCTGGGCTTCCACCCCAGGCTATTAATGAGCCGAAAGGGCCTTGGCCAGAGAGGTCCAGGTcccaaaggcatttgacagtgatTCGTTTTCATGCCTTGGCTTTGGCAGGTTCCCAAAGGGCAGTTTCGGGGCTTGCAATGCACCGGGCCCTAGCGCTCCGCTCGTCCAGCACAGCAGGCCGGCCCCGACACCCAGCCCACAAGAGTGGGCAGTAGCAAGGCCCATCAGCAAGGGGGCACCTCCAGGTCCCATGCCAGTGAGCGTCCTCCTGCAGACACTGGGTAGCACTGTGCTTTCCCGCAGTGAGCTGGACGCAGCCTGAGCGCCAGCAGCAAAACCCAGACGACTCGCCCCCATCACCTGCTGGGGGGAGCTGGTGTTGCTAGGCAGTGCCAGGCTGTAGTGTATGTCCTACCGGTCCCCCAGCACGGACAGCAGCCACACCGGGTTGGTGCCACAGCTGAGGGGAGTCAGCCACAatgccatggacttcagtggggctgtAGCTACCCCACGGGAAGAGTAAAACGGCACCTTCTCCCTGATCACAGGGCTGTGCCCCGCTCCTCACCCACAGCAAGGGGGCTCAGCCAGTCAGGATttcccctccctgggctcaggCTGTCATTGCTTCCTGCTACCGGGCTCCATTCCCCATTTACTTCTCGTAAAGTCACAGGCCCCCATGAATTCTTGTTGCCTGTGGCCTGGCCGTGATGGCTACTAAAAATAAGCATGACCCATTAGCAGTCTGTAGTGAGCGAGTAGCAGCCAGCAAGGAGGGAAAGGCCCTGCGAGGGAAAGGGTCCTgcccctgtggctctgcagacaggAAAGCAGaaaggtctgggcaggagggatccCATCCACAGCCGATCGGTTGCCAGTGCTGGCCGCAGCGCATTATTACTCACGGTACGAGTTTGAAGTGTCACAGCGCGTACCAAAAGTAATAATGGGCCGGCACCAGCGTCGCCGCCGTGCCCATCCTGGGGGCGCTGCAGTCCCACGCAGAGAAAAGACGACGGTGTGTCGAGTTGCTCCGGCGACCGCTGAGTTTCTGGCCTGGCTGTAACTGGCTTCCAGTGTCCCTAAGTCTCACCAGCTGGGTGTCTCACCCAAGAGTCACTTAAACCTCACACCAAGATGTTCTCCCAAGGTCACGGGCCAGGCATAGGGCAGCTGACTGACCGAGGACAGGCCTCAGAACCTGACCCAGGaatcctgcctcccagccccccggctctactccccctgcctcccacactccAGTTACGGACATGCAATTAACACTCAACCCAGCCTTACACTGCCCAGGAAGAGTTCCCATCCACGCAGACGTGGCTGTTACCTGATCGGTTGAGGGCAGGGGTGGCAGAGGCCTGGGTCTCAGGGGGTGGGTCCTGGGCGTGGCATGATTTCCCATCAGCGGAGAGCCTCTGCCCTGCCTGACAGGCACAGCGATAGCTCCCAGGTGTGTTGACACAACGCTGGTGGCAGCCGTGGCTCCGGCCGGTGCATTCATCCACGTCTGAAAGCACAGGGGATGGTTCGGAGAGGCTTGGGCTGATGTGCGCCAGCGGGAACCAGCCCGTGTTAAGCTGGTGACATAAGTCAGCTGCTAAATCTCCAGGGCTCTGTGCAAACCCTAAGCTCTGCATGGTCCCCTTGCAAAATCGCATCCATGGCCCGGGGGGGTTAGTGGTGGGACAGCTACGACCACAGAGCTGTCAGCCATCTTTTGTGGGAGTGCTGAATCCAGGCCACAGGCTGGGAGACCTGTGTGGTGACAGCAGGCCAGATTCCTTGGGGAGCTAGAGAGAACCCCACAGGGTCTGTCCGTACCCAGCACCCCAGTAAAGAGCCTCCTTTGCTGTCCATGCAGCCACCTCAGGTCTCTCTTCTAGCAGGAGTTAAACGTCGTGGTCCCAATTCTCCACTGTGTGACTCCCGTTTTAGGCCACTCTTGCTATCCCAGGTAAAAGAGGAGCAACCCTATGACACACAAGTCCCAGCGTGCCTGAGGAAGGGCAAAACCAAAGCCCCTGCTCTGAACAGTCCCAaatgccagctctggagccacacgtTCCTGGCTTGGGTGTAAGTCGTCGTACTGGTTCTGGGGCTCAGCTGGTCAAAGTGATCAGCCCTCGCAGGGTGTGTAAAGCCCAGTGCCCtcaccccatgcagggactgTTAGAGCCGGGCCCACAAGGGGATATGAGCATGACGGGGCCTCGCCCAGGCCTGGGCATTTCTGCTCTAGGCACCAGGAGAATCACGTCCACTCTCTGAGCTGGGCACCAACATGACACGACAGTGTGCCTGGGAGTGCTGCCTAAACCAGTGTGTCAACGCCACATGAATGCAGGGAGCTTACCAACGCACCAATGCTGGTGAAAATCAGGGCTGCTTTAACAGCTGTGATTTACACCCCAGGGGGACCTGCCTCCACCAATGCACTTGACCTACCAGGCCTCTGATTCAGACTGCGTTTTATGCCGGTCTAATCCGTAGCTAGTCCTGCCTTCCACCGCCAGAAGTGAGCAGAGATGCAGCATTGAGGGCTGAGGAGCCGTTGCCTGCGCTATGGTGAGATTTACTTGAGCTGCGCTGGCCTGGAGCAGCGACAGCAACGCACAGCACTCGGGGGGTATAACAGCGTCGCTCCGTTGGCATCGCTGGAGCCGGGACTGATTTCACACCAGCTGCAGTTTGGGCGGGTCTCTGCCAGGGCGGAGAGACTGCCACCCGAAAGACACACTGCCTGGCACACCGCCTGCGCAGGAGGCTGCGATGGGTTTCAATtcccagtggtggggctgggctgggcaggcctATGTGTGACCCAGGAATGGTACATGAGGGCCCCAAACTGAGGCCTCCCAAGGGCATCGAGGGGTGGACTTTCAATGGGCGtaatgcagctgggagcctgtcAAGTCGCAGGCACATCCCCCCCCAGCAGAGGCTTTTCAGCAGAGTGCAGTCGCAGCTCCGAGCACGAGCGGCAGGGGCAGGCAATGGAGGGAAGTCCTGGAGCACGTCCCCCAGGCAGCGCCTCTAAATCCATGGGGCAGGCTGAACTCCTCACCTCAGTCTGGCAGCTACAAGCTAACCTCCACCTCTCTCTGCTGGGGCAACAGCGTTAAGCCAGCCAGTCCCTTTGGCCGGCTGCATCTCCCCGCTTCCCGCCTGGTGGCCTGCCAGAGCACTGAACAGTGCTCGGTCCCCTCCGCTGAACTTCTCACAGGCAGCAAAGTCAGCCAGTGGCAAAGGCCAAATCTCCCATCGCGCCCCCCCCGAGCTCTGCCAGGGAAGCATGGAGGTTGTTTTGCACAAGCGTTTGAGGTGAAGGCacaagggaaggggcaggagatgCGTGACGGCTCATTATGCGCCTTGGGTCCAGCACTGACTCCTTGAGAGGGCAGTGCCGAGGTAtttgaggtgctgacatgaaccCCAAAGCGAATAATGGAGGCGCCATGCAGCTGACTGCTGGCGTCATGCGTGGGCACGTGCGCTGGGCCCACCTTTACAGGCAGGGCCATATAAAGAATCTATTCCAGCTCACAGAGCATGGAGTTACTCTCTTGGACAAAGGGGAAGGGGCCTGAGCCTGGAGGTGCACAGCGCAGGAGCCGACAGAGGAAACCATTAGGCCTATACCCCCTTCACAGTGCCACTGGCTGATCCAAGAGATTATCGTCAGCTACTGCAAATCTCCTTTTACAAGTCACCTGACttatcccctccctgcctgcacccccagcattgcagggcacTCCAGAGCCGATGCTCGTGTGCAAAACAGGGAATCCAGAGCTGTTACCTGTCTGGCACGATTTCCCCATCCACCCTGACGGGCAAGTGCATCTGTCTGGGGCTGAGCAGCTCCCGCCGTGTTGACAAGGCAACCTGCAAATTGCTGTAAAACAACAGTGCATGGTCACGGTGTTGCCAGGGCAAATGTCTGGGTCTCCTGACACATGCAGACGCGTCCGTGTACCCACCATCGCAAATTCCTGGTGTCTGGGAGATTTTAGTACCCAGGCAGGGGCCTTCTGCATTCCATCCCCGCCAAATGCAGGAGAACGTTAAAAAGGAGCGAAAACAGGGCTGGATCCTTGCTTGGCATTGAGACCCATAGCTCCATTAATGTCAGGCAGAGGACCCCACCCCACCAATGCAACAGTTTCCATGTGAATCGGATCTGTATTACACTCCCTAAGTGGAACTTCCAGCAAGGCCAAAAGTTCTGCAGGAGCCAGGTGGTGCAATACACCACAGGGACTCGCAGAGGGTGCAGGCTGTGAATGCATCACTCCCATGGTCAAGCAACCAGAGACCATGTGTGCAAAGAGCCGCTCCCAGCGGAAGGAAGAGGCTCACTGTTTGTCCTGGGCTGGTCAGAGCTCCTCGAGCAGAGCAGAAAGGAGGATCTGGCCCCAGAAGCACAGTGTTTTCATAAGGCACCTCTACAGGTGGAATCTCTTgagtccggcaccctcgggacctgaccggtgccaaaccagagacttTGCCCAACCACAGGACGTTGATATTGTCTGACAGCATCATCACCACTCCTGCTGCTTAGCAGGCTCTTcgaacaggggtgtgcaaagtcgGGGGTGTGAAATTTAATAAGCTGGGCACAGCATAATCAgtggctgggtctcaggttcatccatctgaTTAAATATGTTGAAATAGGTGACTGCTTTTATGtcctgtgtgttcacatttatctACTGATGAATGAAGTTTTTACGTCCTACAGACTTGCTTTCTCTTGCATGTGCTGaaaggtgtttgtttgttttaatatgaACTTCAACTTTCCATCCGTTTGGATTACATACAACAGGTTGAagggggccctgctaactgcagggatgaaaaatgaggCCTGACACAAAaggtttgctcagccctgccttCGAAGACAGAGGTAAAGcacagctatataacagcacagcacGCTGGCAGTCTGGACTAgtgactgtaaataaactttatggaactgtgggaaacgtggccacacccatagtaagtggacctccggataactaaaatcattccagattatggatgttgtcagacgaGACAGTGCTGAACtggagaggctcaacctgcagTAACTCCAGGAGCTCATCAAATGAAGCAACAGCTCTAGGATAGAGTCTAGAGTGTCACTGAGGCAGTGCCTGGAAAGCAGAAGCGCCTGCCTTTCCGCCGATGTCCGCTAGCTCCACAAACAGCCTTTCCTTGGCAGCTTAACCCCTCTCACCCCTGGAAAGAGGAAGATGTCCTGAGAGTTTTGCTCTTctttcctcctgctccctgccccgtctgcaacagcagcagcagcagcagcagctctcaatCAGTGATGGGCTCTGGGGAGCATTATTCTAGTTCAGTCTGGTTTGATCTGGTACGGGAGGAGAAGCTGATGTGCTTGATGTCTCATTAGTGCCATACATCACCATTTCCCCCCTGAAAACCGAGCTGTTCCATTACTGCTGATTTATGTGGAAAAGGGTTATTAATTTTCCTGCTGGTCTGAGCCAAGCTCCTAACACTGTATGGCAGAGcaaggcaagcagagcagcaccGAATGGCTAATGGAAACAGATTTGTCCTCACATGTGGGGGCTGGAAGGATTAGTGTCTGCTTACAAGAGAGAACGGCACTGGGTTCAGACAGGGCCGGTAATGAGCGACTGGCTGGGCAGGATTTTCAGGCACACTCTGCTGGTGATGGGAGAGGTGTAAAGTGCCCACTACATGGTGTAACCAGCTCCGGTCTGTGCTGTTTCCTTCCCACCGGCAGTCTCCACTAGTACAttctctcctgccagccaccagcacagctgctaaCAGTTTTCACGCAGAGATCTCCGAACACAAAACTCTTTGCCACTGACTTGGTGGGGCCATGTGCAAATCACACCCTTCTTGGCATCTCAGTTCAGCCCCCTGTCAGAAAGCTGGCCAAGTCAGGAGCAGCATCCGCATCTTGACTCAtgctcagcccctgcagctgtcCATTTCCGGGCTCTGGGACCGATTCTgttctcatttacaccagtggtGATCAGGCAGAAACCCACTAGCATCCATGAAAATATGGGCATAAAATGGGTGTAAGGGAGAACAGGACCCATGCGCCGCGGGGGAGATGCTGCTGTCTCATCACGCTCCGTAGTCTCTCCCTGCACACCTTTACCTTTGCTGCATCCGACCGCGTGGGTGTTCACCCGTCTCCATCCTGGGCAGCACACGTACATGGGCTGGGAAAGTCTCCGGAAGGCCTGGCGATAGGCAACAACGTACGTGGTTCTGCAATAAGGTTCAGGAAAGGAGTTAGCGACTGAGCCTGCGCAAGGTACAGATAGAGCCAAATCCTGTCCCACCTTACTCTGCAGGTTGGGGAGTGACTTGGGTCTTACGCTATTGTGTCAGCCGGGCCATGCCCACTCTCTGCCACATGCTCCCAGGAGTAGGGGCTGTGCCCTtagccacaccccagagccaggcagcactgtctccccactcccagcaggcAGGGTGTAAGAACCAGGAACAGTGCCAGGTTAGCATAAGggcaaaagaggcagttgccctgggatcCCCAGGCATAAGACGCcccaaggctccataactccattgtGTTTAAACTATTCACCTtgatggaacaaaagaaatgtgtcatgtcgctcttattttaaaatgaatttaagtGTCATTTTATTATACATCATGAGAAACAAGAAGCATGACTAGATTTTAAAGCATACATAATGATGTTACTTTAATGTTTTAATATACTGGGGGCTTCTTGTG encodes:
- the EGFL7 gene encoding epidermal growth factor-like protein 7 isoform X2, with the protein product MQRISCLLTGFVFILGVTGTECFARPGRRVCLSEVRHRAVPYVESYVQPVYQPYLTTCQGHRLCSTYRTTYVVAYRQAFRRLSQPMYVCCPGWRRVNTHAVGCSKAICRLPCQHGGSCSAPDRCTCPSGWMGKSCQTDVDECTGRSHGCHQRCVNTPGSYRCACQAGQRLSADGKSCHAQDPPPETQASATPALNRSGASRELREDMQALRSRVEVLEQKLQLVLAPFHNLLPSAVEDTSTDASSLLLHTLRQLDRIDSLSEQISFLEERLETCSCKTEH
- the EGFL7 gene encoding epidermal growth factor-like protein 7 isoform X1 — its product is MQRISCLLTGFVFILGVTGTECFARPGRRVCLSEVRHRAVPYVESYVQPVYQPYLTTCQGHRLCSTYRTTYVVAYRQAFRRLSQPMYVCCPGWRRVNTHAVGCSKAICRLPCQHGGSCSAPDRCTCPSGWMGKSCQTDVDECTGRSHGCHQRCVNTPGSYRCACQAGQRLSADGKSCHAQDPPPETQASATPALNRSAGASRELREDMQALRSRVEVLEQKLQLVLAPFHNLLPSAVEDTSTDASSLLLHTLRQLDRIDSLSEQISFLEERLETCSCKTEH